The following proteins are encoded in a genomic region of Nicotiana sylvestris chromosome 4, ASM39365v2, whole genome shotgun sequence:
- the LOC104236787 gene encoding uncharacterized protein produces the protein MYSTNAYSAWTYLKEIFDKKNLTRFCQLLREICTTSQGSLSVSEYYSKLICAWDEYWSMVVVPLPCECTKHKEYAENKEQQRLVQFLMGLNETYAQARSQVLLSVPIPTLNQAYNMIMQDESQRSNRFRKNNENSVLQFDYCLMKGHTKENCYKLVGYPPDKKFNKRRTFDKGNSGGSRGLTANNVSCVGESEGTSLVGSSSGPISMPFFTLEQYHQLLKLIDKEPTTTNARVNMADMVYLLNACFSVGSETNSWVIDTGASNHMVSSLDLLTEFHSVASNSSKDLYNGRVRGIDKEKNGLYILQPAKIPPLVKVPETP, from the exons ATGTACTCAACCAATGCCTATAGTGCTTGGACATACCTGAAGGAAATATTTGATAAGAAAAATCTCACTAGATTTTGTCAATTGCTCAGAGAAATTTGTACCACTAGCCAAGGGAGTTTATCAGTGTCAGAATATTACTCAAAGTTGATATGTGCATGGGATGAGTATTGGTCGATGGTAGTGGTACCATTGCCATGTGAATGCACAAAGCATAAGGAATATGcagagaacaaggaacaacaaagACTGGTACAATTTCTAATGGGCTTAAACGAAACATATGCACAAGCAAGGAGTCAAGTGTTGTTGAGTGTCCCTATTCCCACTCTCAATCAGGCATACAATATGATCATGCAGGATGAAAGCCAAAGA AGTAATAGATTCAGAAAGAACAATGAAAATAGTGTATTGCAGTTTGATTACTGTCTTATGAAGGGTCACACGAAAGAGAATTGCTATAAGTTGGTAGGTTATCCACCCGACAAAAAATTCAACAAAAGGAGAACTTTTGACAAGGGAAATTCAGGAGGAAGCAGGGGACTTACAGCAAACAATGTGAGCTGTGTTGGGGAATCTGAAGGAACCAGCTTAGTAGGCAGCTCATCAGGGCCCATCAGTATGCCATTTTTCACTCTAGAACAGTATCACCAACTGTTGAAGTTAATTGACAAGGAACCAACAACAACAAATGCAAGGGTAAACATGGCAGATATGGTTTATCTCCTTAATGCATGCTTCTCTGTAGGTTCTGAAACTAACTCTTGGGTCATAGATACTGGAGCCTCGAATCATATGGTTTCTAGCTTGGACCTCTTAACTGAATTTCACTCTGTTGCTTCTAACTCTAGTAAA GACCTTTACAATGGCAGAGTGAGGGGGATTGATAAGGAGAAGAATGGACTTTACATACTTCAACCTGCCAAGATACCACCACTTGTTAAAGTACCCGAAACACCTTAA
- the LOC104236786 gene encoding HMG-Y-related protein A-like, with product METEMFNKTPSSHPEYPEMIYEALEALNQEGGSNKSSMSKYIESKYGNLDQGHSKLLTFYLDKMKQNGELIFLKNNYIKPGPDVPPKRGRGRPRKDPNAPPIPKKPKPTAASIAPPPLVSKTGRPRGRPRKIKPQQQAQNGVEGS from the exons ATGGAGACTGAAATGTTCAACAAGACTCCATCATCACACCCTGAATATCCTGAG ATGATTTATGAAGCCCTTGAAGCCTTAAATCAAGAAGGAGGCTCAAACAAGTCATCAATGTCAAAGTACATTGAATCCAAATATGGAAACTTAGATCAAGGTCACTCAAAGTTACTCACTTTCTATTTAGACAAAATGAAGCAAAATGGTGAGTTGATTTTCCTCAAAAACAATTACATTAAACCTGGTCCAGATGTTCCACCTAAACGTGGCagaggaagaccaagaaaagatcCAAATGCACCACCTATTCCTAAAAAACCAAAGCCAACAGCAGCTTCTATTGCACCACCACCTCTTGTTTCAAAGACAGGAAGGCCAAGAGGTAGACCTAGGAAAATTAAGCCACAACAACAAGCACAAAATGGTGTTGAGGGTAGCTGA